Proteins from a single region of Anaerolineales bacterium:
- the fabF gene encoding beta-ketoacyl-[acyl-carrier-protein] synthase II, with amino-acid sequence MKVQRAVITGIGAITPLGSTVELFWNGLINGRSGVRKITQFDASELPCQIAGEIPDFDPLLYLDRKEARRLPRSAQIAVSSAIQAVNDAGLPATMPNKERTAVVYGTALGGIDVMVDGIFQLRSEGLSRGNPFSLPFAIPNLSTFLIAKQFQALGPNSTIVTACATGTQTIGEAAELIWNGKADIVITGGTEALIEDYSIAGFCAMRALPTSFNDTPELASRPFDAKREGFILSEGSGSLVVESLDSAIARGAHVYAEIIGQACTSDAFNIAQPDPDAAGAIRVMRWVLENAGIAPTQIDYINAHGTSTPLNDLTETKAIKEVFGSHAYSIPISSTKSMIGHAMGASGALEAIACILTINNGLIHPTINYANPDPECDLDYVPNQARKATVRHALSNSFGLGGQNASLVIKGFEG; translated from the coding sequence ATGAAAGTCCAACGCGCGGTTATTACTGGTATCGGGGCGATCACTCCCTTAGGCTCGACCGTAGAGTTATTTTGGAACGGATTGATCAATGGAAGGTCAGGGGTCCGAAAAATCACCCAATTTGATGCATCTGAGCTTCCCTGCCAGATTGCTGGAGAGATTCCAGATTTTGATCCACTACTTTACCTGGACCGAAAGGAAGCCCGCAGGCTACCTCGTTCAGCCCAGATCGCGGTTTCTTCTGCCATCCAGGCGGTGAACGATGCTGGATTACCTGCCACGATGCCCAATAAAGAGCGAACCGCCGTTGTCTATGGGACCGCCCTGGGCGGGATCGACGTGATGGTAGATGGGATATTCCAGCTACGCTCGGAGGGGCTCAGTCGGGGGAATCCCTTTTCCCTCCCGTTTGCGATCCCAAATCTCTCCACTTTTTTAATTGCCAAACAGTTTCAAGCTCTGGGTCCGAACAGTACCATCGTCACCGCCTGCGCCACCGGGACGCAGACAATCGGTGAAGCTGCTGAGCTGATCTGGAACGGTAAAGCCGATATCGTTATCACCGGTGGGACAGAAGCCCTTATTGAAGATTACTCTATCGCCGGCTTTTGTGCTATGCGGGCCTTACCCACCAGCTTTAACGATACCCCCGAGCTGGCCAGCCGTCCATTCGATGCCAAACGTGAAGGTTTCATTCTGTCTGAAGGATCTGGCTCACTCGTGGTAGAAAGCCTTGACTCGGCTATAGCCCGTGGTGCACATGTGTATGCAGAAATCATCGGTCAAGCCTGCACATCCGACGCGTTTAACATCGCCCAACCGGACCCGGATGCTGCTGGTGCGATCCGGGTGATGCGGTGGGTGCTGGAAAATGCCGGGATAGCACCCACCCAGATCGATTACATTAATGCCCATGGCACATCTACACCGCTCAATGATTTGACCGAAACGAAGGCGATCAAGGAAGTTTTCGGAAGCCATGCCTACTCTATACCCATTAGCTCCACTAAATCAATGATCGGGCATGCCATGGGGGCTTCCGGTGCCCTCGAGGCGATAGCCTGCATCCTGACGATCAATAATGGACTCATCCACCCGACGATCAATTATGCCAACCCCGACCCAGAGTGCGACCTGGATTACGTCCCCAACCAGGCGCGCAAAGCAACAGTTCGCCATGCCCTTTCGAATTCATTCGGTCTGGGTGGTCAAAATGCGAGCCTGGTGATCAAAGGATTCGAAGGATGA
- a CDS encoding cysteine desulfurase NifS, with protein MLQKQGYLDYAATTPVDPRVMQAMLPFFNETFGNPSSIHRFGQAAEASLENARMTIAATMNCMPEEIIFTSCGTESDNLALRGSAFLARNNQGANHILISPVEHHAVSRTAEQLAKLHGFQIEYLPVDSYGRTTAEDVASCLRPDTAVVSVIFANNEIGTLNPIAEIGNLCRSRGVLFHTDAVQAAGYFRLDVNALSTDLISIGAHKFYGPKGVGALYVRKGLNLPPAQTGGSQEYGYRAGTQNIPYIVGMAEALLIAQTEKEERIIALKPLRDHLIGTVLEEIPDVQLTGHPDQRLPNHASFIFKGVDGNALLMMLDLEGFACSSGSACKTGSPEPSEVLTSLGFTQDWSLGSLRVTLGMYTTSAEIEAFLSVLPGVIDKLRQVR; from the coding sequence ATTCTTCAAAAACAAGGGTACCTGGATTATGCAGCTACAACCCCGGTTGACCCCAGGGTAATGCAGGCTATGCTGCCTTTTTTTAATGAAACATTCGGAAATCCCTCCTCAATCCACCGCTTTGGCCAGGCAGCAGAAGCAAGCCTCGAAAATGCCCGTATGACCATTGCAGCAACCATGAACTGCATGCCGGAAGAGATCATCTTTACTTCGTGTGGGACGGAAAGTGATAACCTGGCATTGAGAGGTTCAGCGTTCTTGGCTCGTAATAACCAAGGAGCCAATCACATCCTGATCAGCCCGGTGGAGCATCATGCAGTCTCGCGAACTGCAGAGCAGCTTGCCAAGTTGCATGGTTTTCAAATTGAATATCTGCCAGTGGATAGCTACGGGAGGACCACAGCTGAAGATGTGGCCTCCTGCCTACGCCCTGATACGGCGGTCGTTTCGGTGATTTTCGCAAATAATGAAATCGGTACGTTGAATCCCATCGCAGAGATCGGCAATTTATGCCGGAGCAGGGGTGTCTTGTTCCATACCGATGCTGTGCAGGCTGCGGGATACTTCCGTCTGGATGTCAACGCATTATCGACTGACCTGATATCGATAGGAGCCCACAAGTTTTATGGCCCGAAAGGCGTAGGGGCATTGTATGTCCGCAAAGGGCTGAATCTTCCACCCGCACAAACGGGTGGAAGCCAGGAATATGGCTACCGGGCAGGCACTCAGAACATCCCATATATTGTTGGAATGGCAGAAGCATTGCTAATTGCTCAAACTGAAAAAGAAGAGCGGATCATTGCCTTAAAACCACTCAGGGATCACCTGATTGGAACCGTCTTGGAAGAGATCCCAGATGTTCAACTCACCGGTCATCCGGATCAACGCCTACCTAATCATGCGAGCTTCATATTTAAGGGTGTGGATGGAAACGCATTATTGATGATGCTGGACCTGGAGGGTTTTGCCTGCTCATCTGGCTCGGCGTGCAAGACGGGTAGCCCTGAGCCATCGGAGGTATTGACCAGTCTGGGATTTACACAAGATTGGTCCTTGGGTTCCCTACGGGTTACGCTTGGCATGTACACCACCTCAGCAGAGATTGAAGCTTTCCTTTCTGTACTACCCGGGGTGATCGATAAACTACGGCAGGTCAGGTGA
- a CDS encoding energy-dependent translational throttle protein EttA, which yields MNDQQVIFSLSRVGKLYPPNKQVLRDISLGFYYGAKIGVLGLNGAGKSTLLKIIAGVDQEYIGDLAFSRGYSVGMLEQEPQLDAQKTVRQVVEEAVQPIIAMLQNYEAINDKFSEPDADFEALITQQTAVQEKLDKLDAWTLDNRLEIAMDALRCPPEDMPVAVISGGERRRVALCRLLLTEPDILLLDEPTNHLDAESVAWLEQHLKQYKGTVIAVTHDRYFLDNVAEWILELDRGFGIPWRGNYSSWLEQKKDRLEHEEKSESKRQKTLERELEWIHMSPKARQAKGKARVTAYENLLSQEYEQRRENLEIYIPPGPRLGNRVIELTGVSKGYGDKLLLDNVNLSIPPGSIVGVIGPNGAGKTTLLKLITGSETADDGKISVGETVQLAYVDQARDILDNEKTVWEEISNGEESLTLGNRKMNSRAYVASFNFHGTDQQKKVGNLSGGERNRVHLAKMLTQGANVILLDEPTNDLDVNTLRALEEAIENFAGCAIIVSHDRWFLDRVATHILAFEGESQVFWFDGNYTDYDVDHKRRYGIATDIPHRIQYKRLSR from the coding sequence ATGAATGACCAACAAGTGATCTTCTCACTGAGCCGGGTTGGCAAGTTGTACCCACCCAACAAACAGGTGCTGCGCGATATATCCTTGGGTTTCTATTATGGGGCAAAGATCGGCGTACTTGGATTGAATGGAGCCGGAAAAAGCACACTGCTCAAGATCATCGCTGGGGTTGATCAGGAGTATATCGGCGACCTGGCATTTTCAAGGGGATATTCAGTGGGGATGCTGGAACAAGAACCACAGCTAGACGCCCAGAAGACCGTACGGCAAGTAGTGGAAGAGGCTGTCCAGCCAATCATTGCCATGCTGCAGAATTACGAGGCCATCAACGATAAATTCAGTGAGCCAGACGCTGATTTTGAGGCTCTGATCACCCAGCAGACCGCCGTCCAGGAGAAGTTGGATAAGTTGGATGCCTGGACACTGGATAACCGTCTGGAGATCGCCATGGACGCCCTGCGCTGCCCACCTGAAGACATGCCTGTCGCGGTCATCTCGGGAGGGGAGCGCCGCCGGGTAGCTTTGTGCCGATTGCTACTCACCGAACCCGATATCCTGTTACTCGACGAACCCACCAACCACCTGGATGCTGAATCGGTTGCCTGGCTCGAGCAGCATTTGAAGCAATACAAGGGGACCGTGATCGCCGTGACCCATGATCGGTACTTCCTGGATAATGTTGCCGAGTGGATCCTGGAGCTCGACCGGGGTTTCGGGATCCCGTGGCGGGGGAATTACTCCTCCTGGTTGGAACAGAAAAAGGACCGCCTGGAACACGAAGAGAAAAGCGAGAGCAAGCGGCAGAAGACCCTGGAACGCGAGTTGGAGTGGATCCACATGTCACCAAAAGCCCGCCAGGCAAAAGGCAAAGCTCGGGTAACAGCCTATGAAAACCTGCTGAGCCAGGAATACGAGCAACGTCGGGAGAACCTGGAAATTTACATACCACCCGGGCCAAGGCTTGGTAACCGGGTCATCGAGCTTACTGGCGTTTCCAAGGGGTACGGGGACAAACTCCTGCTCGACAATGTGAACCTGAGCATTCCACCGGGTAGCATTGTCGGCGTAATCGGTCCTAACGGAGCAGGAAAGACCACGCTGCTCAAGCTTATCACCGGGAGTGAAACAGCCGACGACGGGAAAATCAGCGTGGGTGAAACTGTCCAACTGGCCTATGTTGATCAGGCACGCGATATCCTGGACAACGAAAAGACTGTGTGGGAAGAGATATCCAACGGGGAAGAATCCCTGACGCTGGGAAACCGCAAGATGAACTCACGCGCTTATGTAGCAAGCTTCAACTTCCACGGGACCGACCAGCAAAAGAAGGTAGGCAACCTTTCAGGTGGTGAACGTAACCGTGTGCACCTGGCTAAGATGCTCACCCAAGGTGCTAACGTAATCCTGCTCGATGAGCCGACCAATGATCTGGATGTGAACACCCTGCGGGCGTTGGAGGAAGCCATCGAGAACTTTGCCGGTTGCGCCATCATCGTCAGCCACGACCGTTGGTTCCTGGACCGGGTCGCTACCCACATACTGGCATTTGAGGGCGAAAGCCAGGTCTTCTGGTTCGACGGTAATTACACCGATTACGATGTGGACCACAAGCGACGTTATGGGATTGCCACCGATATCCCCCACCGCATCCAATATAAGAGACTCAGCCGATAA
- a CDS encoding tRNA 2-thiouridine(34) synthase MnmA yields MTTKPTVVVAMSGGVDSSVAAALLVEQGYRVIGMMLRLWSEPEAESANRCCSPDAMAMARRIAAILSIPFYVLDAREYFFKEVVQPFIDDYAHNLTPNPCINCNRLIRWEFLFKHALSVGADFLATGHYARIHQLPDQTYQLLRGVDLSKDQSYVLHVLSQNHLRHTMFPLGEMVKSEVRSLAHRFNLPVAEKADSQDLCFLGADRNYHAFLARHAPQSLNPGLIVDLQGITLGYHQGLPLYTIGQRKGLKIANPTPLYVIKKDAIKNVLFVGREDALGCRSLRTIKTNWINGNPPDAPLECQVKVRYKARDAAGVVNKTDADSFQMDFNNPIRDITPGQAAVLYNGEVCLGGGIIVDENKNQLVEE; encoded by the coding sequence ATGACCACAAAACCTACAGTGGTAGTGGCCATGAGCGGTGGCGTGGATAGCTCCGTGGCAGCTGCACTGCTGGTCGAGCAGGGTTACCGCGTGATCGGTATGATGCTGCGCTTGTGGAGCGAGCCAGAAGCTGAATCGGCTAATCGTTGTTGTTCACCCGATGCGATGGCCATGGCGCGCAGGATAGCAGCGATCCTGTCCATTCCATTTTATGTCCTGGATGCCAGGGAGTATTTCTTCAAGGAGGTTGTACAACCTTTTATTGATGACTATGCGCATAACCTGACTCCGAATCCATGTATCAACTGCAATCGCCTTATTCGCTGGGAATTCCTCTTCAAGCATGCCCTGTCTGTCGGCGCAGATTTCTTGGCGACCGGCCATTATGCTCGGATTCACCAGCTGCCTGATCAAACCTACCAACTTTTACGTGGCGTCGACCTTAGCAAGGATCAATCCTATGTCCTGCATGTCCTCAGCCAAAACCACTTGCGGCATACCATGTTCCCCTTGGGAGAGATGGTCAAGTCGGAAGTAAGAAGCCTGGCACATCGTTTCAACTTGCCGGTCGCCGAGAAAGCTGACAGCCAGGATCTGTGCTTTCTGGGTGCAGACCGCAATTACCATGCCTTTCTTGCCCGGCATGCCCCCCAATCCTTGAATCCAGGATTGATCGTTGATCTTCAGGGAATAACACTTGGCTACCATCAGGGCCTGCCACTATATACAATTGGGCAGCGAAAAGGCTTGAAAATCGCCAATCCAACACCCCTGTATGTAATCAAAAAAGACGCGATCAAAAATGTCCTGTTCGTTGGCCGAGAAGATGCTTTGGGATGCCGTAGTTTGCGGACAATAAAGACAAATTGGATCAACGGGAACCCTCCTGATGCTCCATTGGAGTGCCAGGTTAAAGTACGTTATAAAGCCCGTGATGCTGCAGGCGTGGTCAATAAGACGGATGCAGACAGCTTTCAAATGGATTTTAATAATCCTATCCGGGATATCACACCCGGTCAGGCTGCTGTGTTATATAATGGAGAGGTCTGCCTTGGTGGTGGGATCATTGTAGACGAGAATAAAAACCAGCTGGTTGAAGAGTGA
- a CDS encoding cold-shock protein encodes MSERVTGTVKWFNASKGYGFIERQDGPDVFVHFSAIQSEGFKTLNEGQKVEFTIEQGPKGLQAANVIKLAE; translated from the coding sequence ATGAGTGAGCGGGTGACAGGTACTGTTAAATGGTTCAATGCAAGCAAGGGTTATGGTTTCATTGAACGCCAGGATGGCCCAGATGTGTTTGTTCACTTCTCGGCGATCCAATCTGAGGGATTCAAAACCCTCAATGAAGGACAAAAAGTGGAATTCACCATTGAGCAAGGCCCAAAAGGTCTGCAGGCGGCGAACGTCATTAAACTAGCTGAATAA
- a CDS encoding phosphate acyltransferase PlsX, with amino-acid sequence MRIVLDGMGSDSCPEPEMLAAIEAQRLFKDELILVGPADVLQPRLQSLGAPKGAIHLVDAQETISMADKGMALALKAKRRNSKTSMAVGMDLIKTGEADAFVTAGNTGGAMTTAYFRLDTIPGVERPGLTATFPVKNGFCIVLDIGANPDCKPEHLVHFAIMGSVYANKARGIANPRVAILSNGEEAGKGNELVRAAFPLLENCGVNFIGNVEGKELFAGEADVVVTDGFTGNVLLKSTEAVAKLIMDIMRQQLKSNIISMIGGALAKPSLTKIRAMLNPDEYGAAPLLGVNGLVFIGHGRSNAHALVSAIKGARAAVEADLLGSIQLAIQENIQKSSQEG; translated from the coding sequence ATGCGGATTGTATTGGATGGTATGGGAAGTGATAGCTGCCCCGAGCCAGAGATGCTTGCTGCTATTGAAGCGCAGCGCTTGTTCAAGGATGAATTGATCCTGGTTGGGCCTGCTGATGTACTGCAGCCTCGCCTACAATCCCTGGGCGCTCCTAAGGGGGCAATCCATCTGGTGGATGCCCAAGAAACCATCTCCATGGCTGATAAAGGCATGGCATTAGCATTAAAAGCCAAGCGTCGAAATTCGAAGACCTCCATGGCTGTTGGCATGGATCTGATTAAGACGGGTGAAGCCGATGCTTTCGTCACTGCGGGTAATACCGGTGGTGCGATGACTACAGCTTACTTCCGGTTGGACACTATCCCAGGCGTCGAACGCCCTGGGCTCACCGCTACTTTCCCAGTGAAAAATGGATTCTGCATCGTATTGGACATCGGAGCGAACCCCGATTGCAAGCCGGAACACCTGGTGCATTTTGCAATCATGGGCAGTGTCTACGCCAACAAAGCGCGGGGGATTGCCAACCCACGGGTTGCCATTCTTTCAAATGGTGAAGAAGCTGGCAAAGGCAATGAGCTGGTCAGAGCTGCCTTTCCATTGCTCGAAAACTGTGGGGTGAATTTCATCGGGAATGTCGAAGGCAAAGAGCTGTTCGCCGGTGAAGCGGATGTGGTGGTCACAGATGGTTTCACTGGAAATGTATTGTTGAAGTCAACGGAGGCCGTGGCAAAGCTGATCATGGATATCATGCGGCAACAGCTTAAGTCCAATATCATCTCCATGATTGGCGGAGCATTGGCCAAGCCGTCGTTGACCAAGATCCGGGCGATGCTTAACCCAGACGAATACGGTGCCGCTCCATTGCTGGGTGTCAATGGCCTGGTATTTATCGGGCATGGCCGTTCGAATGCCCATGCCCTGGTGAGTGCCATCAAGGGTGCCCGGGCGGCTGTCGAAGCTGATTTGCTTGGATCCATCCAATTGGCGATCCAGGAAAATATACAAAAATCATCACAAGAAGGATAG
- a CDS encoding molecular chaperone HtpG: protein MSDQTEQTTSGTTNPISFKAETRQLLDILIHSLYTEREIFLRELISNASDALTRMNYVMLTNRDVLDPDAELCIRISADPNNNILTISDSGVGMTAEELVENLGTIAHSGAKAFMMAAQEGAKNLSDIIGQFGVGFYSAFMVAEWIKVTSRSYQAETSAASWYCTGNDTFTVEPAQKIDRGTRVEIKLKEDAKEFTQESQLREVIRKHSDFISFPIYLGENKEQVNKQTALWRQQPRKVEIKDYEEFYHQLTLDFSPPLTHLHLSVDAPVQMYAILYVPAKGERSLFSIRKEDGLKLYSCNVLIQEYCKEVLPEYYRFIQGVVDSEDLPLSVSRETIQANRIMVNLKSLITSKVTGALEKMAKEKPETYMKFWEEYGRYIKEGVAIEQTEPDTLYPLLRFHTSSVLDKWSSLDKYIERMKAEQKEIYYILGDDDRSVIYSPHLDIIKKHSLEVLLLTDPIDPFMLVRLTKYKDHPLVNVSSPDIKLPPLEKEQEDQEAPSLNPDDWLQLVDRFKQCLGEKVSDVRMTDRLSNSPARLVDPEGAPNQEMQRVYRLLKEDIEIPKKVLELNPRHPILVNLNAMPAEDDLSQMIIEQVFEDALLIEGLHPDPAGMIERIQKIIQAAIK from the coding sequence ATGAGCGATCAAACTGAACAAACAACGAGCGGGACAACCAATCCCATCTCATTCAAAGCGGAGACACGGCAGCTCCTGGATATCCTGATCCATTCACTGTATACCGAACGGGAGATATTCCTGCGAGAGCTCATTTCAAACGCCTCAGATGCCCTAACACGCATGAATTATGTGATGCTTACCAACCGGGATGTGCTTGACCCGGATGCGGAACTATGCATCAGAATCAGCGCCGACCCGAACAACAACATCCTGACCATCAGCGACAGTGGAGTGGGGATGACAGCCGAAGAACTGGTCGAGAACCTGGGTACAATCGCCCATTCAGGTGCCAAGGCATTTATGATGGCAGCCCAGGAAGGGGCAAAGAATCTATCAGATATTATCGGCCAATTTGGGGTAGGTTTTTACTCAGCTTTCATGGTGGCAGAATGGATCAAGGTGACCTCCCGCTCTTACCAAGCAGAAACAAGTGCGGCATCCTGGTACTGCACCGGTAACGACACTTTTACTGTTGAACCAGCCCAAAAGATTGACCGAGGCACAAGGGTTGAGATCAAGCTCAAAGAGGATGCCAAGGAATTTACCCAGGAAAGCCAATTACGGGAAGTGATCCGCAAGCACTCTGACTTTATATCCTTCCCAATATATCTGGGAGAGAATAAAGAGCAGGTAAATAAACAAACTGCACTATGGCGCCAGCAACCGCGCAAGGTGGAGATAAAAGATTACGAGGAGTTTTATCACCAGCTGACCCTGGATTTTTCACCCCCTCTCACCCATCTCCACTTGTCGGTGGATGCCCCAGTGCAGATGTATGCCATCTTGTATGTTCCGGCCAAAGGCGAACGCAGCTTGTTTTCCATCCGCAAGGAAGATGGGCTCAAGCTCTACTCGTGCAATGTCTTGATCCAGGAGTACTGCAAGGAAGTACTCCCTGAGTATTACCGTTTTATCCAGGGCGTGGTGGACAGCGAAGATCTGCCTTTGAGTGTCTCGCGCGAAACCATCCAAGCCAACCGGATAATGGTTAATTTAAAATCGCTGATCACTTCCAAGGTCACTGGTGCACTGGAAAAAATGGCGAAGGAAAAGCCGGAAACATATATGAAATTTTGGGAAGAGTACGGTCGCTACATCAAGGAAGGTGTGGCGATTGAACAGACTGAACCTGACACCCTCTATCCATTGTTACGCTTCCATACATCTTCTGTTTTAGACAAGTGGTCCTCATTGGATAAATATATTGAGCGGATGAAAGCAGAGCAGAAGGAAATCTATTACATTTTGGGAGATGATGATCGGTCGGTGATCTACAGCCCGCACCTGGATATCATCAAAAAGCACAGCCTGGAAGTGCTTTTACTTACCGATCCGATCGATCCATTTATGTTAGTTCGGCTGACCAAGTATAAGGACCACCCGCTAGTAAACGTCTCATCACCTGACATCAAGCTGCCTCCCCTGGAAAAAGAGCAAGAAGACCAGGAAGCTCCTTCACTAAATCCCGACGACTGGCTTCAGCTGGTCGATCGCTTTAAACAATGCCTGGGAGAAAAAGTATCCGATGTGCGCATGACAGACCGGTTATCCAATTCACCGGCGCGACTGGTTGACCCAGAAGGAGCACCAAATCAGGAGATGCAACGCGTGTATCGGTTATTAAAAGAGGATATAGAAATCCCCAAGAAGGTGCTCGAGCTGAATCCACGCCATCCCATCCTGGTCAACTTAAATGCGATGCCAGCGGAAGATGATCTAAGCCAGATGATCATCGAGCAAGTCTTTGAGGATGCCCTACTGATCGAAGGATTGCACCCCGACCCAGCGGGGATGATTGAGCGTATCCAGAAAATCATCCAAGCAGCGATTAAATAA
- a CDS encoding alpha/beta hydrolase, with the protein MKRKYVIFLILGLLLIAITVWQIPTAQKGLEVIKLPDTNPPVTIIAPSNTAPASRPTVLIAHGFAGSSVLMRGFALTLAQAGYTTVSWDFKGHGENPTPLSLSNESSGLLEDSEAALAQAVAAEAANPDQVAILGHSMGSGVALEYGIVHPDTNATIAISPVRQTVTPELPRNLLLMAGSREQQFVANAKKLLETAGGENNNYSAGSARKLVIIPNVEHISILFSPLAHTAARAWLDATYGAQAGAINYTDRRILWFGMGIIGFILVSNAVVNTIQPTSNESLGVKPRWLRLVALLAGSLVSSLLLWLASLGGLQISQLLGLVVGGFLIAWFGTAGVINLLILRPKFSWPKGKEITKGLVVFAALWLGVGLIGNYVWLPWLLIPQRLILWIPAFIVLLPWFYAVGEASRPARPAGQLGWWLYQVIVVLAGLFLALTLYPGLGFIFIILPLIPVILGLHMLAISAKHGSWAFAIPGAMFTAWLLLAVFPLQ; encoded by the coding sequence ATGAAACGGAAATATGTGATATTTCTCATCCTAGGATTATTACTTATCGCAATAACTGTATGGCAAATACCCACAGCTCAAAAGGGACTGGAAGTAATAAAACTACCGGATACCAACCCTCCCGTCACGATCATCGCGCCGTCAAATACCGCACCTGCTTCAAGACCGACGGTGCTGATCGCCCACGGATTTGCCGGGTCTTCAGTGCTTATGCGAGGCTTCGCCCTCACCCTGGCTCAAGCCGGTTACACCACGGTATCATGGGATTTTAAAGGGCACGGCGAAAATCCCACACCGCTTAGCCTCTCAAATGAATCTTCCGGTTTACTTGAGGATTCTGAAGCAGCACTTGCTCAGGCGGTAGCAGCTGAGGCAGCCAACCCAGATCAGGTGGCTATCCTCGGGCATTCCATGGGTAGCGGAGTGGCGCTGGAGTACGGCATCGTCCACCCGGATACCAACGCGACGATCGCCATCTCACCGGTCAGGCAGACAGTCACGCCTGAATTACCGCGCAACCTGCTATTGATGGCGGGTAGCCGAGAACAGCAATTCGTAGCTAATGCTAAAAAGCTACTCGAGACGGCGGGAGGAGAAAACAACAATTACTCGGCTGGTTCAGCCCGCAAGCTGGTAATTATCCCCAATGTCGAACACATCTCGATCCTGTTTTCACCGCTTGCCCACACAGCTGCACGTGCATGGCTGGATGCGACCTATGGCGCACAGGCCGGAGCGATCAATTATACCGACCGACGCATCCTGTGGTTCGGGATGGGCATTATCGGGTTCATCCTAGTGTCGAACGCAGTGGTGAATACCATCCAACCCACGAGCAATGAAAGCCTCGGGGTGAAACCCAGATGGCTCAGACTGGTGGCCCTGCTCGCAGGTAGCCTTGTAAGTTCTCTGCTCCTGTGGCTGGCCAGCCTGGGTGGGCTACAGATCTCTCAGCTGCTCGGGTTAGTGGTAGGTGGCTTTCTTATTGCCTGGTTTGGAACAGCCGGAGTGATCAACCTGCTGATTCTACGGCCGAAGTTTAGCTGGCCAAAGGGTAAGGAGATTACCAAGGGGTTGGTGGTCTTTGCGGCTTTATGGCTTGGCGTCGGATTGATTGGGAATTATGTGTGGCTGCCCTGGTTGCTCATTCCACAGCGGTTAATCCTATGGATCCCTGCTTTCATTGTATTATTGCCCTGGTTCTACGCAGTCGGTGAAGCTTCGAGACCTGCCAGACCAGCTGGGCAGCTCGGTTGGTGGCTATACCAGGTGATCGTTGTTCTGGCTGGTTTATTCCTGGCGTTGACACTTTACCCAGGGCTTGGGTTTATATTTATCATCCTGCCCCTGATCCCGGTGATCCTGGGATTGCATATGCTAGCCATATCCGCCAAGCATGGCAGCTGGGCGTTCGCCATACCGGGTGCGATGTTTACTGCCTGGCTACTGCTGGCTGTTTTTCCACTTCAATAA